CGCAACGGCCATGTCGATGCCGCCGCGCTCTTTTGACGACAGCGGCGGCGGGCCACTTTCCAGGCATACCTTGAGCCCCTGCCCCATGCCGAAAGCCGGCCCGGCAAGCAAGGCCACCGCGCAAATGATGCCGCGCAGCCGGTTTCGATGATCAGTCATGACCTGCCTCATTGCCGCTGTGCCTGCTGCGTCGCTGTTACGTAAGCAAACAATGCGTCGATGTCTTCGTCGGTAAGGATGTCGTCGTGGGCCGGCATGCCGTTCTTGCCGTGCATCACCGACTCATGGAAGCGCTGCGGATCGTCCGGCGGAAACTGACGCAAATCGGCGGCCGCCGCCCCGCTGCTCTGTAATGCCTGGCCATGGCACTGTCGGCACATCTGCAGATAGAGCTGGCCGCCCAGCTCGGCGAGGGCCGGATCGGGCGCCCGCCCGCCGGCCTGTGTGAGACAGCTCCAGGCCAGCGCGACGGCAAGCGCGCCGCGCCACGTCCGGAAGATCAATTGGCGGCGCCTGCGGGTCGCGGCAGGCGGAACACCGTCAGGCTGCCGCCCTTGGGCACCTTGGCGAGCTCCGGATGTGGCAGATACAGCGCCAGCAGCCCACCGATGCCGCTCATAACGGCCACGTACTGCTCGCCATCGAGGTCATAGGTAATGGGTGGACCGATGATTCCGGACCCGGTCTTGTGACTCCACAGCAGCTTACTGGTGCGCGCGTGGTGAGCGACCAGCTCGCCGGTCATCAGCCCGGTGAACACCAGATCGCCGGCCGTGGACAAGGTACCGCCATTGGACGGTGGGTCGTGAGGCACTTCCCATATGCGCTTGCCGGTGAGCGGATCCACCGCCCGCAGGTAACCGAGCGGCTTGCCGTCATCTGGCAGACGAAACGAAAAATCGGCCGCCACGTACATCATGCCGCGCCGCCAGGAGGCGTTCAGCAGCTTGTACTTCATCGACAGC
This is a stretch of genomic DNA from Immundisolibacter sp.. It encodes these proteins:
- a CDS encoding cytochrome c — translated: MIFRTWRGALAVALAWSCLTQAGGRAPDPALAELGGQLYLQMCRQCHGQALQSSGAAAADLRQFPPDDPQRFHESVMHGKNGMPAHDDILTDEDIDALFAYVTATQQAQRQ